In one window of Cellulophaga sp. HaHa_2_95 DNA:
- a CDS encoding SIS domain-containing protein — protein MKNNTAILDIARRTIENEANAIQNLSSLLDANFSNIVNHILDSTGRIIISGIGKSALIASKIVATLNSTGSPAIFMHAADAIHGDLGTIQQNDVVICISKSGNTPEIKMLVPLIKKTGNTLIAMTGNLDSVLAKQSDFILNTFVEKEACPNNLAPTTSTTAQLVMGDALAICLLELRGFSSKDFAKYHPGGSLGKRLYLRVSDIVENNMKPEVEIHSDVKQVIVEISAKMLGVTAVLDQGKIVGVVTDGDIRRMLSKHDDIKGLTAKDIMSANPKTIENDSLAVKALELMQAKNISQLIAIENGTYKGIVHIHNLINEGIL, from the coding sequence TTGAAAAATAATACTGCGATACTTGACATAGCAAGAAGAACCATTGAAAATGAAGCTAATGCCATTCAAAATTTATCTTCATTATTAGATGCTAATTTTTCGAACATCGTCAATCATATATTGGATTCCACAGGCCGAATTATTATTTCTGGAATAGGAAAAAGTGCACTAATTGCATCGAAGATAGTTGCTACATTAAACTCCACAGGATCGCCTGCAATTTTCATGCATGCCGCAGATGCAATTCATGGGGATTTAGGGACCATTCAGCAGAATGACGTGGTCATCTGTATTTCTAAAAGCGGCAATACTCCCGAGATTAAAATGCTGGTTCCTTTGATTAAAAAAACAGGAAATACACTTATTGCCATGACCGGTAATTTGGACTCTGTTCTTGCAAAACAATCAGATTTTATCTTAAATACTTTTGTAGAAAAAGAAGCCTGTCCAAATAATTTAGCACCCACAACAAGCACTACAGCTCAATTAGTTATGGGTGACGCCTTAGCTATTTGCCTTTTAGAATTACGAGGATTTAGTAGCAAAGATTTTGCGAAATACCACCCCGGAGGTTCTTTAGGAAAAAGGCTCTACCTACGTGTTTCAGATATTGTAGAAAATAACATGAAGCCAGAAGTAGAAATCCACTCTGATGTAAAACAAGTAATTGTAGAAATATCAGCTAAAATGCTTGGAGTAACAGCCGTACTCGATCAAGGTAAAATTGTAGGCGTTGTTACTGATGGTGACATTCGTAGAATGCTAAGTAAGCATGATGACATCAAAGGACTTACCGCTAAAGATATTATGAGTGCTAATCCAAAAACTATTGAAAATGATTCTTTAGCCGTAAAAGCTTTAGAATTAATGCAAGCAAAAAACATATCACAACTTATTGCCATTGAAAATGGCACCTACAAAGGTATTGTTCATATACATAATTTAATCAACGAAGGAATTTTATAA
- the tatC gene encoding twin-arginine translocase subunit TatC, with amino-acid sequence MAKKKDTVDMSFLDHLEELRWHLIRSTLAVLIVASVAFAFSRYIFDWVIFAPSKMNFATYEFFCNIAKFFNFTSDFCAEELPFTIQSRTMAGQFSADIWTAIWAGIIIAFPYILFEMWKFISPGLYEKERKNSRGFIFIASFLFFLGVLFGYYIVAPLSINFLGTYSVSDVVKNEFDLSSYISTLRSSVIACGIIFELPIIIYFLTKIGLVTPEILKKYRKIALVVVLILSAVITPPDVASQIVVSIPIIILYQVSIYISGYVIRKELKKEAKRKKNA; translated from the coding sequence ATGGCAAAGAAGAAAGACACCGTAGATATGTCATTCCTAGATCATCTAGAAGAATTACGCTGGCACCTAATCCGTTCAACTTTAGCAGTACTAATCGTAGCTTCTGTAGCTTTTGCTTTTAGCCGTTACATTTTCGACTGGGTGATTTTTGCCCCTAGTAAAATGAATTTCGCAACCTATGAGTTCTTTTGCAACATTGCAAAGTTTTTTAATTTTACGTCTGATTTCTGTGCCGAAGAATTACCATTTACCATACAAAGTAGAACCATGGCTGGGCAGTTTTCTGCCGATATTTGGACCGCTATCTGGGCAGGAATAATTATCGCATTTCCGTATATTTTATTCGAAATGTGGAAATTTATTAGCCCAGGACTTTATGAAAAAGAACGCAAGAATTCTAGAGGTTTTATTTTTATAGCTTCTTTCTTATTTTTCTTAGGTGTATTATTTGGGTATTATATTGTAGCTCCTTTATCTATTAACTTTTTAGGAACCTATTCTGTCAGTGATGTTGTTAAAAACGAATTTGATCTTAGCTCCTACATATCCACCTTAAGGTCATCTGTAATTGCATGTGGAATTATATTTGAACTCCCTATCATCATCTATTTCTTAACAAAAATAGGATTGGTTACTCCTGAAATTTTAAAGAAATATAGAAAGATAGCTTTAGTAGTGGTGTTAATTTTATCTGCAGTTATTACTCCTCCAGATGTTGCCAGTCAAATTGTAGTTTCTATTCCTATCATCATCCTATACCAAGTTAGTATTTACATCTCCGGATATGTAATCCGAAAAGAATTAAAAAAAGAAGCAAAAAGAAAGAAAAATGCCTAA
- a CDS encoding carboxymuconolactone decarboxylase family protein: MPNQIEEFNAYRSKMNDKLLADNNKIIKRIFNLDTNAFAPGALDVKTKELLGLVASAVLRCDDCVKYHLESSHSVGASKEEVMETLSIATLVGGTIVVPHLRRAYEYWEALEEQENE; encoded by the coding sequence ATGCCTAATCAAATAGAAGAATTTAATGCTTACCGTTCAAAAATGAATGATAAGCTGCTTGCCGATAATAATAAAATCATCAAAAGAATATTTAATCTAGATACCAATGCTTTTGCTCCTGGCGCACTAGATGTTAAAACAAAAGAACTTCTTGGACTTGTAGCTTCTGCTGTACTTCGTTGTGATGATTGTGTTAAATACCACTTAGAGAGCTCTCATAGTGTGGGCGCAAGCAAAGAAGAAGTTATGGAAACCTTAAGTATTGCCACACTTGTTGGAGGCACCATCGTAGTTCCGCACTTACGTAGAGCTTATGAATATTGGGAAGCTTTAGAAGAGCAAGAGAACGAATAA
- the lptB gene encoding LPS export ABC transporter ATP-binding protein, which translates to MKLRADNIMKSYRGRPVVKGISLEVNQGEIVGLLGPNGAGKTTSFYMIVGLVKPNGGNIYLNDMDITKFPMYKRAQNGIGYLAQEASVFRKLSIEENILSVLQLTNLSKKEQEMKMESLIEEFSLGHIRKNRGDLLSGGERRRTEIARALATDPKFILLDEPFAGVDPVAVEDIQRIVAQLKDKNIGILITDHNVQETLAITERSYLMFEGGILKSGLPEDLAADEMVRKVYLGQNFELRKKKLF; encoded by the coding sequence ATGAAGTTACGTGCAGACAATATAATGAAGTCCTATAGAGGGCGACCAGTAGTTAAAGGAATTTCATTAGAAGTTAATCAAGGTGAAATTGTGGGACTTCTTGGTCCAAATGGCGCCGGAAAAACTACATCGTTCTACATGATTGTTGGTCTGGTTAAACCTAACGGCGGGAATATCTATTTAAATGATATGGATATTACTAAGTTCCCAATGTATAAAAGAGCACAAAACGGGATAGGTTATCTTGCACAAGAAGCTTCTGTATTCAGAAAACTTAGTATTGAAGAAAACATATTGAGTGTATTGCAACTTACCAACCTTAGTAAGAAAGAGCAAGAAATGAAAATGGAATCGCTCATCGAAGAATTTAGCTTAGGCCATATTCGAAAAAACCGTGGTGATTTACTATCTGGTGGCGAACGTAGAAGAACAGAAATTGCTCGTGCCTTAGCTACAGATCCCAAATTTATTCTATTGGACGAACCTTTTGCAGGGGTAGATCCTGTGGCAGTAGAAGATATTCAACGTATTGTAGCACAGCTAAAAGACAAAAATATAGGTATTCTAATTACCGATCACAACGTACAAGAGACCTTAGCCATTACTGAGCGTTCTTACCTGATGTTTGAAGGGGGAATTTTAAAATCCGGTCTTCCTGAAGATTTAGCCGCGGATGAAATGGTACGTAAAGTATATCTAGGTCAGAATTTTGAATTACGCAAGAAGAAATTGTTTTAG
- a CDS encoding phosphatidylcholine/phosphatidylserine synthase: MKKHIPNFITLLNLFCGCIAVFFAVHGVFEMVALFVFLGIFFDYFDGFAARLLHVKSGLGLQLDSLADMVTSGVVPGIVMFKLLEMSSTGGWSSGLLSESSGMATWQSLELNPQEFIPLLGLIVTLASAYRLAKFNIDENQTNSFIGLPTPANTLLIISLPLILLYHTNEVLNSIILNQWFLIGLTFLSAYLLNANIPLFALKFSNWSFKDNAIRYVFLVVSIILLVTLKFMAVPAIILFYVLTSVLNLIKVKG, from the coding sequence ATGAAAAAACACATACCAAACTTTATTACTTTACTCAATTTATTCTGTGGCTGTATAGCTGTATTTTTTGCAGTTCACGGAGTTTTTGAAATGGTGGCATTGTTTGTTTTTCTAGGCATATTTTTTGATTATTTTGACGGATTTGCTGCGCGATTACTGCACGTGAAAAGTGGTTTGGGCTTACAGCTAGATTCTTTAGCCGATATGGTTACGAGTGGTGTGGTGCCGGGTATTGTGATGTTTAAGCTTTTAGAAATGTCTTCAACAGGAGGTTGGAGTAGTGGTTTGCTGTCAGAAAGTTCAGGTATGGCTACATGGCAATCCTTAGAACTAAATCCTCAGGAATTTATTCCTCTTTTAGGGTTAATTGTTACTTTGGCTTCTGCCTATCGCTTAGCAAAATTTAATATAGATGAAAATCAGACCAACTCCTTTATAGGTTTACCCACACCAGCAAACACTTTGTTGATTATTTCTTTGCCTTTAATTTTACTGTATCATACTAATGAGGTGCTAAACAGCATCATACTTAATCAATGGTTTTTAATAGGGTTGACGTTTCTAAGTGCATATTTGCTGAATGCAAATATCCCATTATTCGCCTTAAAATTTTCAAATTGGAGCTTTAAAGATAATGCAATTCGCTACGTGTTTTTAGTGGTAAGTATTATTCTCTTGGTAACGCTTAAATTTATGGCGGTACCTGCTATTATCCTCTTTTATGTATTAACATCTGTACTTAATTTGATAAAGGTAAAAGGATAG